One region of Drosophila kikkawai strain 14028-0561.14 chromosome 2R, DkikHiC1v2, whole genome shotgun sequence genomic DNA includes:
- the LOC108073066 gene encoding uncharacterized protein, with protein MTINRTSRQRFLVHSSKMVLLGWQGIVFLSLLWQVSLGTKILKFTNVKCMDLPTSRGFTKYEYCRLKVVNRNQVELSLKVSLKQLPIKNLTARLQCFQRRDGYRPFMYNILFDFCKLMASSNYQLSFERFIFDAIRKQSNFNQSCPWKENHMTVEKFALDFSKINMPVPAGTYRLDFTFYAYGIARTLTQVFFEKGE; from the exons acaaAGGTTTTTGGTTCATTCAAGCAAAATGGTTTTGCTAGGCTGGCAAGGCATTGTTTTTCTGTCGCTCTTATGGCAGGTTTCCTTG GGCACTAAAATCCTCAAGTTCACCAATGTCAAGTGCATGGATTTGCCCACCTCTAGGGGCTTTACCAAGTATGAATACTGTCGCCTAAAGGTGGTTAATAGAAATCAGGTGGAGCTTTCCCTGAAGGTCAGCCTCAAGCAGCTTCCCATTAAAAATTTGACTGCCAGATTGCAATGTTTTCAACGACGTGATGGCTATAGACCCTTTAtgtacaatattttatttgatttctgcAAACTAATGGCGAGCAGTAACTACCAGTTGTCCTTTGAGCGGTTTATATTTGATGCCATAAGGAAGCAAAGCAACTTTAATCAAAGTTGTCCTTGGAAGGAG AACCACATGACTGTAGAGAAGTTTGCCCTGGATTTCAGCAAGATCAATATGCCAGTGCCGGCGGGCACATACCGCTTGGATTTCACCTTTTACGCCTACGGCATTGCCCGCACATTGACACAGGTGTTTTTCGAGAAAGGGGAGTAG